GGGTCCGCGCTTGCCCAGCTTCTCTTCATATGAGCGGCCGTAGAAATCGATGCAGGTCCCCGCCGCCGCATCGCCCTGCGCCACATCGTGCGGGATTTTGCTCGCGGAGTCGGTGTAGTAGCGCGCGTTCGCCGCCATCGCCTGCAGCAGGTTCAGGCCTTTTCGCCAGCCTTCCTCGCGCGCTTCCTTCGAGTCGCCCTTCTCCTTGATGACCCGCTTCATCTGCTCCTGGATCATCAGCTCGTAGGTCCGCCCCACCGAGCCGCTCTTGGTCGGATCCGCCAGCGCGATGTAGCCCGCGTAGGCCGGATCGGTCAGGTCATCCCAGCGTCGCGGCGGCAGCATGCCCAGCCGCTGCACCGTCTCCTTGTTGTAGCAGATCCCCATCTGCGAGAGGCAGGTGCCCACCCACAGATGCTTCGCCGCATCGTAGTAGTTCTCGCCGGTGAACTTCGCCGGGATCACCTCGTCCTTGAACCACTCCGGATGCTTCGTGAAGACTTCCAGCGGCACGAAGCGTCCTTGATCCGCCTGCCCCTTGAAATCCGGCTCGCCGCCGCCGAAGAAGATATCCACCCCGATCCCCGGGGACTTGATCTCGTCCGCCGCCTTGAAGGAGCTGTCGATCACCCGCTTGATGTCCGAGGTGCCGCCCGGAATCCGCCAGTCGATGTAGAGTGTGCGGCCCGTCTTCTCCTTCCAGTGCCGCGCGAAGGCCTCGCTGAATTCCGAGCGGATCGTCTCGTTGTGCGGCGTGAGGATGATCAGGCGGTCCTCCGCCTTGCCGGCCGCAGCCAGCTCGGTGCTCCGCCGCATCAGGATCGGCGCGGCGATCACCACGGCCAGCAGCAGCAGGATGGGTAGGAGACGGCGGATCATGGCTCAGGCTTGGAGCACGGCGACATCGATGTGGCGCGCGGTCAGGCGCACCGGGGTCTCGCCCGGATCGCGCACGAGGTGGGGATTCAGTTCCACCACCTGCTGCTGGCCGATCGGCATCTTCACCACGTACTGGATCCGCTGGCCCAGATAGCTGCGCTCCGTGATCTTGCCCGTCACCGCGTTCTCGCCGCTCTGGGCCTCCACGCGCCAGGCTTCCGGGCGGATGGAGAGCACCACGTCTTCGCCCGCCTCGGGCACCCACTCGGGCCGCGTGATGCGTCCCACCAGAGGTCCCGCGGCCGTCTCGACCATCGCGAACTCGCCGCGGACTTCCAGCAGCTTGCCCTTCACCAAATTCGTCTCGCCGATGAAGCCGGAAACGAAAGCCGTGTGCGGATTGCGATACACCTCCTCCGCCGTGCCGAGCTGCTCGATCTGTCCCTTGTTCAGCACCGCCATGCGGTCGGCCATGGATAGCGCTTCCTCCTGATCGTGGGTCACGTAGATCCCCGTCAGCCCGCCTTCCTTCACGATCCGGCGGATCTCCCGCCGCATCTCGATCCGCAGCTTGGCATCCAGAT
The Luteolibacter rhizosphaerae DNA segment above includes these coding regions:
- a CDS encoding ABC transporter substrate-binding protein: MIRRLLPILLLLAVVIAAPILMRRSTELAAAGKAEDRLIILTPHNETIRSEFSEAFARHWKEKTGRTLYIDWRIPGGTSDIKRVIDSSFKAADEIKSPGIGVDIFFGGGEPDFKGQADQGRFVPLEVFTKHPEWFKDEVIPAKFTGENYYDAAKHLWVGTCLSQMGICYNKETVQRLGMLPPRRWDDLTDPAYAGYIALADPTKSGSVGRTYELMIQEQMKRVIKEKGDSKEAREEGWRKGLNLLQAMAANARYYTDSASKIPHDVAQGDAAAGTCIDFYGRSYEEKLGKRGPSRLLWIAPLGGTSISVDPIAVFRGAPRADIAQEFVTYCLSDAGQLLWNVKAGLPGGPRETSPRRLPVRRDLYTVENLPTFADPDALPYERSGGFEYDPALTGKAFNVLRQVFRAMCMDPHQEMKGAWTAINEVEHNHSGSTITVAQAAFFDTSHLSYERVMNELVPLVARERDPKDATAKLDISREMARISETFRTNYMRAEQIAKEGGHP
- a CDS encoding ABC transporter ATP-binding protein, giving the protein MDAIRAESIVKQFGQVRALDGVSVEVAAGELFFLLGASGCGKTTLLRCIAGLETPTSGAIFFGERDVTKLPPHKREAAMVFQSYALWPHLNVERNVAFGLEERKVDKAEIKKRVGEALELVHLAGMGDRGIDQLSGGQQQRVALARALVVRPKCLLLDEPLSNLDAKLRIEMRREIRRIVKEGGLTGIYVTHDQEEALSMADRMAVLNKGQIEQLGTAEEVYRNPHTAFVSGFIGETNLVKGKLLEVRGEFAMVETAAGPLVGRITRPEWVPEAGEDVVLSIRPEAWRVEAQSGENAVTGKITERSYLGQRIQYVVKMPIGQQQVVELNPHLVRDPGETPVRLTARHIDVAVLQA